In Rhinolophus ferrumequinum isolate MPI-CBG mRhiFer1 chromosome 25, mRhiFer1_v1.p, whole genome shotgun sequence, the following proteins share a genomic window:
- the RNF185 gene encoding E3 ubiquitin-protein ligase RNF185 — MASKGPSASASPENSSAGGPSGSSNGAGESGGQDSTFECNICLDTAKDAVISLCGHLFCWPCLHQWLETRPNRQVCPVCKAGISRDKVIPLYGRGSTGQQDPREKTPPRPQGQRPEPENRGGFQGFGFGDGGFQMSFGIGAFPFGIFATAFNINDGRPPPAVPGTPQYVDEQFLSRLFLFVALVIMFWLLIA, encoded by the exons ATGGCAAGCAAGGGGCCCTCGGCCTCTGCATCCCCTGAGAATTCCAGTGCAGGGGGGCCCAGCGGCAGCAGCAATGGTGCTGGTGAGAGTGGAGGGCAAGACAGCACCTTCGAGTGCAACATCTGCCTGGACACAGCCAAGGACGCCGTCATCAGCCTGTGCGGCCACCTCTTCTG TTGGCCGTGTTTACATCAG TGGTTGGAGACCAGACCTAACAGACAGGTGTGTCCAGTTTGCAAAGCCGGAATCAGCCGAGATAAGGTCATCCCCCTCTAcggcaggggcagcactgggcaGCAGGACCCCAG agagaagacccctccccGTCCTCAAGGACAGAGGCCAGAGCCGGAAAACAGAGGG GGATTTCAAGGATTTGGATTTGGAGATGGTGGCTTCCAGATGTCTTTTGGAATTGGGGCATTTCCCTTTGGGATATTTGCCACGGCATTTAACATAAACGATGGGCGGCCTCCTCCAG CTGTCCCTGGAACGCCCCAGTACGTGGACGAGCAGTTCCTGTCACGCCTCTTTCTGTTTGTGGCCCTGGTGATCATGTTCTGGCTCCTAATTGCCTAA